Proteins encoded within one genomic window of Haematobia irritans isolate KBUSLIRL chromosome 5, ASM5000362v1, whole genome shotgun sequence:
- the LOC142238445 gene encoding small integral membrane protein 12-A, with protein MWPIIMAILRRNAVYITLPIAGVVGFIGYNLESLLSDKYTPYSKSIQERRAERLAEDEDLANATNVEKLKFKENSVLERNLSPSLQKKI; from the exons atgtggCCGATTATAATGGCAATTCTGCGTAGAAACGCAGTTTATATTACATTACCCATAGCTGGAGTTGTTGGTTTCATTGGATATAATCTGGAGAGCTTGTTATCCGATAAATATACCCCATATAGCA AGTCAATACAGGAAAGAAGAGCCGAACGTTTAGCAGAAGATGAAGATTTGGCGAATGCTACTAATGttgagaaattaaaatttaaagaaaatagcgTACTGGAAAGAAATCTATCTCCTTCTttacaaaagaaaatataa
- the LOC142240495 gene encoding putative trafficking protein particle complex subunit 13 homolog has protein sequence MNPIEQGEHLLALKVMRLTRPTLVAPQVISCEPRDLPQFSLKQVLEAEGTSIAGAETLAAGQFMLLPQSFGNIYLGETFSSYICVHNCTSHPVEGVTVKADLQSNNTRINLPMHENKTKPATLGPDETLDDTCRYEVKEIGTHILVCEVNYITPAGLPQYFRKFFKFQVLKPLDVKTKFYNAEMDEIYLEASIQNITTGPFCLEKVELDSSDQYTVTSLNTLPNGESVFTSKNMLQPNNSCQFLYCIKPKPEIAKDIKALRAANNVGKLDIVWRSNLGEKGRLQTSQLQRLPFEYKDVRLEVIDALNIVKVGEPFTFTCRVTNTAERPMDLIVKLPTPIDFNCPYTGSAEFALGSIDPGQYREFPLTICPSKLGLIKVTPLIFINTLLQEQYTIEKVVDIFVVDSDYHEDETFQINKFVRYDNAPKLEDESMHLQVV, from the exons ATGAACCCAATTGAGCAAGGAGAACATTTGCTTGCGCTAAAAG TGATGCGTCTTACTCGGCCAACACTAGTAGCCCCGCAAGTGATATCATGTGAACCGCGGGATCTGCCACAATTCAGTCTGAAACAGGTCTTGGAAGCCGAGGGCACTTCTATAGCTGGAGCTGAGACGTTAGCAGCTGGCCAATTTATGTTGCTACCTCAGTCATTTGGAAATATCTATTTGGGTGAAACCTTTTCCAGTTATATATGTGTCCATAATTGTACATCTCATCCGGTAGAGGGTGTGACAGTAAAGGCTGACCTACAGTCTAACAATACCCGGATAAATTTACCAATgcatgaaaacaaaactaaaccggCCACACTGGGTCCTGATGAGACATTAGATGATACGTGTCG CTACGAGGTGAAAGaaattggaacacatat TTTGGTATGTGAAGTGAATTATATTACTCCAGCCGGACTGCCGCaatatttccgaaaatttttcaaattccaaGTTTTGAAACCACTCGATGTCAAAACCAAGTTCTATAATGCTGAAATGGATGAAATATATTTAGAAGCCAGCATACAAAATATAACTACGGGACCGTTTTGCTTAGAGAAAGTGGAACTTGATAGTTCAGATCAATATACGGTTACTTCTTTAAATACGCTACCAAACGGCGAATCCGTTTTTACTTCCAAAAATATGCTACAACCCAATAATAGTTGTCAGTTCCTGTACTGTATTAAG CCAAAGCCTGAAATTGCCAAGGATATAAAGGCGTTACGTGCTGCTAATAATGTGGGGAAACTTGATATAGTTTGGCGttcaaatttgggtgaaaaagGTCGTCTCCAAACCAGCCAACTCCAAAGATTA CCCTTTGAATACAAAGATGTGCGTTTAGAAGTCATAGATGCTTTAAACATCGTCAAGGTTGGAGAACCATTTACATTCACGTGTCGTGTAACCAATACTGCTGAAAGGCCTATGGATTTAATAGTAAAATTGCCAACACCAATCGATTTCAATTGTCCTTACACAGGATCAGCTGAATTTGCTTTAGGTAGTATTGATCCTGGACAATATCGGGAATTTCCATTAACCATTTGTCCATCCAAATTGGGCTTGATTAAAGTGACACCCTTGATTTTTATCAATACTTTACTACAAGAACAGTACACAATTGAAAAGGTAGTTGATATTTTTGTGGTCGACAGCGACTATCATGAAGATGAAACATTCCAAATTAATAAATTCGTACGTTACGATAATGCACCGAAGTTAGAAGATGAGTCTATGCATTTGCAAGTTGTTTAG